Sequence from the Thermocoleostomius sinensis A174 genome:
GACGAGCACTGTATGACGAGGCTCAGTCTGATATCGCGGATTGGAGTGCTCAGATGCAGCGATCGCAAGACCAGCCGGTATTAGATTTAGCAAGACAATATGCGCGACAGGGCAATTTAGCCCAGGCAATTCGTGTGGCCGAGCAAATTAGCACCGAACGGGTACTGTATGACGAAGCTCAAGCCGAGATTCAAACTTGGCGCGGTCAGTTCTCAGAACGCGATCGGCTGCAACAGGCCTACAGCACTGCCAATGCTGGTACCCCGGCGATGCTGCTCAGCGCTATTCAATTAGCGAATGAAGTTCCCACGAACGATTCAGTCCGGGCAGAGGCCAACCGCATGATTAGTCAATGGAGTTGGCGAATTCTGGAGATGGCGCGATCGCAAGCGAATTATGATGTAGCAGGAGCGATTGCCACCGCCCGCAGCATTCCGTCCTATGCTGAAGCTTATGCCGCCGCTCAACAGCAGATTCAGGAATGGCAACAACGAGGACGCCAGTCTCCCTCTCCACGAGTGCGGCTGGAATAGGAGAAGCTTTGTTGGCATGGCTGCATCGAGGATTCTGACTGCCCCTCACCCTAGTCCTCGCCCAACTGGCGAGGCAGCGATCTGGCTTTCTGCTTCCGCTGGAAGCAGGGGTGGGGATGAGGGCAAATCCGACTTGAATTCTGACTTGAATTCAGCCACGCCGCTTTGTTATTACTCTGAATTGGCTGGGCTAGCTGGATCAGTGGGAGAAGGGCTGGCTTCTACTTCACTGGGCAATGGGCTGGGTGAAGCCTCCGGAGCGGCTGATTCGGTGGACGACGGGCTAGCGTCTGGGCTAGGAGTTGGACTAGATTCTGGACTGGTCTCCTCGGTAGCTTTCCAGTCTTCCCGTGGACGAATTACTGCATTTTCAAAATTTGGTGACACCAGAAACACCTGCAAATCTGCGTTCTCGTCTGCGGCTGGATCAACGAGCGCATAGAGAAAGCTGCGGTTAAAGTCATAGCCACCTAAAACCAGCCGATGAGTTTCCTGGTTGTCTAACGTCACATCCACCGTTGCCAACGGATCGTCCAAGCCAAAATCCGATCGCTCATTAGCTGAGATGGTGATCGATCGGGTACTTTCCGCCGCCGCCATTTGATTTAACAGAAATGCGATCGAAGCATCGCTCGCCCGTTGCTGTTCCGGTTCCAGCATTTGCCATTGTCCTTCCTCATTGCGCTCAAACCGAAAAGACTCCGATCGGTTTTCTAGCGTAAAAGATTGCACCTGAGCTTCTTGAAACGCAAACAAATCTTGCGGCTCACCCTCTGCCGTTTGCTCTGAGGAAGGCTGCTGCGTCTGCACCGTCAGAACCGTGATGCCCCCCAGTGCTAGCGCGGCTAACAATAGAAAAACGGTTGATTTTTTAATTTTCATCCCTCACCCTTATCATCTTTCGCGTATCGTCTTCCGCATTTGTCTAACTTATCGGCGCTTCCACCACACCCACAACGCTGCAATGAACCCGATCGCAGGCAGAATGGCGATTGAAACGGCCGCTGCACTGAGTTGCTGTTGCGGAGACATAATAATGCGGCGATTGGTGACTTCACGAGGGCGAATTGAAAGCAACTCATCATCCTGTTGACTCAGCCAACTGACCGAGTTGAGAAACACATCGCCATTTAACTGCTGCTCAAACACCCCATCGGCAGCAAACCCCGCGTTGCCAATTACCACTAACCGGGACTGAGGTGCCGTTGATTCGCTGGCGGTTGAGTCAGGTTCTGGACTGGGGCTAACTTCCGGGCTAGCCTCTGGAGAAGGGCTAGGACTGGCTTCTGCCTCAGGGGTAGCGGCTTCAGCGTCGGCAACCGTGCGACTGAGGGCAAGACCCAAGTTAAAAGGGCCTCTAGGATCGGTGTTGGGGTCAAACTCCAAGGCTCCCGATTCCCCCAAACGATGTGCCTCTGTACGCTCGCTGGTAATTAGCAACGAGACCGATTCCACATCGCTAATAGGCTGTGTCTCCAGAGGACGAGCCAGCGGATAGAAGGAAATACCGTTGCCAAACCCACGGGTAATTGGGTGATCGCCATACTGATTCACGATCGTCACGGCAGGCCCCAACCCCGACGCCTGACCAGCCGGATCGATGATAATCCGATCGCTCAAGCGCACGCCCCACCGATCTAGCAGTGGGTTCAAACCAAAATCTGTTTGGGCTGCATTTGGCTCGCCTTGGGGATCGATCAACAGCAGCACACCACCTTTCCCTTGCAAATAGGTGTCGATCGCCTGCACTTCCCGCTCTAATAGTGGTCGTTGAGGAGCCGCAATAATTAATACCGCAGCATCTTCTGGAATCACCGGATTTTCTGCCAACGACAGCGGCTCTAAGGTATAGCCCACATCCGTCAGACTAGCTCTAGCCTGTGAGAAACCGCCTTGCCCTGGTTCCAACGAACGTTCTCCATGTCCTTGCAGAAAATAGACCGCTTGCGGCTGGGTGTTGGTGAGTTGCAGCAAGCCATTGGTCAGTTTTCGTTCAGACAGGCGCTCTTGCGTATTAATGGTTTGAATGTAACGGCGGGTTTCCCCAGCTTCTAGATACACCTCACCAAACGACTGCACTCCAAACTGCTGAGCAATACCGGGTTCAGCTTGTGGATCAATGAACTCATAGCTGAACTGATCGTTTTGGCGACGATAGTTTCGCAGTAGTTCTTCATCTATTGGATCGGCACTTGACGTAAAGATAACGGCTTTTACTGGCTGCTGTAACTGCTGTGCCACCAGTTGCGATTGTGGTGCCAGGGTAAAAATTTTGTTTTCAGTCAAGTCGATACGAGTCGCTTGCCGAGCCGCCAAAAAGTTCACCAATCCTAGAATAATGAGGACTGCCAAGGTGGCAATCAAGGCATTTGTACCTTCTTGGGTAGAGCGTCGTCCCCAGAAGCCCTTTTGATTAGGCCCTTCTAAAATCAGCCAAGCGATCGCTAACGCCAGTCCAGCGCCAATCAGTCCGACAGGTATTCCTTGCCAACCAGCGATCGCGCCAGCGGTCAGCCCCATGATGATGAGGACTGGACTTAGCCAGAAAAGGTATTTCCAGTTCAAAGCGTTCCAGTTGAAGGTGCTGAATTTCTGTTTCATGAGGGTCAGGGGGTAGGAAATGAGGAGTGGGGAGTGGGGTTAGGAGCGTTGATAGCGGAGGGTTTCGATCGATTGGGCGGTAAGAAACAGCCCTAGGATGATATAGCTGATAAACAGAATGACGCTGCTGCTGTCGAGAATGCCTTGGGTGAGATTGTTGTAGTTCTTGATTAGCGACAGGTGCGTGAGGGCATCACCGATCGGACCACCAATTCCTTCGGCTACTAAATCTACCACCCAGAGGAACAAAATCAACGCAAAGGTGAGAATGGCGGCCAGAATGGTGCTGTCGGTCAAGGAAGAAATAAACATCCCTAATGACAGAATGGCGGCAGCCATTAAAATTAACCCCAGATGGCCTAATAAAAAGACGTTGGGTTGAATCGGTGGATCGGCGGCGCTGAGGGCAATTCCTTCATAGATCAGCAAGGGCAATACCATCGTCACGAAAAAGGTGAGTACGCCCAGCAATTTGCCCAAGGCTACGGCCCAGTTAGTAACAGGAGAGGTAGCCAAAAGCTCTAACGTACCGCGCTTGCGCTCTTCTGTGTAGAGTCCCATCGACAACACGGGCAGCACAAATAACGCCAACGATCCAAGCACGCCCAAAAAGTAATTGAGAAATTGATAGGCTACATCGATCGGCGGGTCAGTCACGCCCAATTGGTCACGCAAGGCCGCCTGAGCAATCAATCCTTGCGGGCCGAGCAAAATGGCCACAAAGAAGAAGCCGCTCAAGAGCCAAAACACACCTGCAATCACGTAGGCGAACGGCGAAGCGAAGTAGCTTTGTAGTTCTTTGCGATAAATGGCGACAATGTTAGCAATAACTGTGCGCATCTAAGCGTCTTCTCCTCCAGACGGATGGGTTGATTCAGGTACCAGCGTGGGACTGGTCGTGGGGGTGGTTTGAGCCGCCTCTACCACCGAGTCAGAAGCGGGACTGGCAGAGTCTACCGCTGGTTCCGTATGGATAGTTTTTTCGGCATCGATCGGCTTTTCTTCGGTGGTTAATTCCAGGAACACATCTTCCAAACTAGCCTGCACACGCCGCATTTCGTAGAGTCCCAACCCCGACTTGACCACGATCGCCGCAATGTTTCGGCCTAAGTCTTGCCCCGGCTCTAGGCTAATGCGCAGCTTATGGCGATGCTCCGGTAAATATTGATTAGACAATTGTTCCACCCCTCTCACACCCGCTAAGCGCTGTAGATAGGTGGTGAGGTTAACAATATTGCCCTCCACTTCCAGTTCATAGCCCGTACCTTCTGTCAACTGCTGCAACAGTTCCTCCGGGGTGTTGGTGGCCACCACTTCGCCGCGATTGATGATAGCAACGCGGTTGCAGGTCATACTCACTTCTGGCAAAATATGTGTGGAAAGAATAATCGTATGTTCGCCTGCCAAGCTTTTGATCAAGTTGCGCACTTCGATAATCTGACGCGGATCAAGTCCGACGGTGGGTTCATCCAGAATGATGGCAGGTGGGTCGTGAACGATCGCTTGGGCAATGCCCACTCGCTGACGGAACCCCTTCGAGAGTTTGCGTATTAGCGTCTGTCGTCTTTCCTGCAAGTTGCACCGCTGTATGGCCGACTGCACTCGGTTGGCGCGATCGCCTGCTGCCACTCCTTTAATGCGGGCAACAAAATGCAGAAACCCTTCCACCGTCATATCGGGATACAGCGGCGGCGTTTCAGGCAAATAGCCAATGTGCTTGCGAACCGCCATTGAGTCTTCATGCACATCAAACCCAGCAATTCGCGCTGTTCCACTAGTAGCGGGCAAATAGCCGGTCAAGATCCGCATCGTTGTCGTTTTGCCAGCGCCGTTGGGGCCTAAGAATCCAAGAATTTCTCCTTTCTCGACGGAGAAGGTGACATCTTTGATCGCAGGCGCAGATCCGTACCGTTTGCTGAGATGTTCGACTTCAATCATTGTTGAAATGGTGAGCAGTCAAAGGTTTAATGAGCACGTCTTAAAGAAGATTCAAGCCAGGATAGGGGCAGTCCGAAGTAATTGCAGAAGTAATTGCGATCGATCAAGACTCCGTTTATCCAGTACCAGCAAATAATCTTAATCTATGTAACTCAATTTGCGGTCGATCGCCCATCGTAGACGATCGCAGTGAATTGTAGCGAAAACAACCGTAATTGTGTTGGGGTGATCTAGTCTAGCCGTATCCAAACGCGAAGCTAGCTTCATGGGTTAATGTTGCGTTTTCTCAAGCAGGGTTTCAAGCTTGTTACACAAAAATCTGCATAAAAATAGCCTGCAATCTAGATTTGACAGGGATCACAGGCTAATGGCTTTTATTCTAATGAAAGACAAGACGTTAAGTGTTCTTGCAGCTTTGCCCAAATGGCGAGAGTCCAAACTTCAATAGAAATAACGGCATTGCGTGGCAACGATCAACGCTGACGTTTGATCCAGACGTTTTGATCCAAAAGACGGGAAGTTCACCTGTTACAGTTAGCGGATCGCTTGTTCGGTTAAACCGCTAGAGCAACCTTCATCCAACTCATCCGTCAAGCCATCTGTTGTTGCCATGAATGCTAGCAGACGAGTTAGAAGCAATCCACCAATGAATTGGTATTCCCAACTAACACAATTGATTCTGAGCTTCTATCGAGAAGATCCGGCCCAACTTCAACGGCTAGAGTTCCTCCACCGCTGCAAAGTTTCTAGACGCTGGGGAGTGGTACGGATTCACTGTAGAGACTCTGAGACCGCGAACCTGGCGATCGCCGCTAGCTACCTGCTGAAAGAACCCATGGTGCAATTGCGACTAGCACAGGAAATCAAGGTTTTTGCAAAGGGAGAGGTTGTTCAGACCTTACCAATCGCGTCGCCTAAATTGAGGCCACAGTTTTGGATGAAGTGGGCAACCCCCACCCGACAGCGGTACGCCTCCTAGCGCTCAACGGCTACTTCCTGAGCTTCCGTCATAGCAAGGGTTGCAGAAGCCACCGAGGGAGTTCCGATCGCCGCATTCAGCCACCCACCTAATAGCGCATCCACCGAGAACAAGCCTGCCCCATTGATCAAGAAGAACAGGAAGCAGGCTGCATACAGCATGGACAATTCCAGGTAGGGAATGCTGAGTCCAGCGACCTTGACATGATGATACATCGCTACCAACATGGTGCTGAATAGCCCAGCAGCAGCCGGCCGAGTGAACAATCCCAGGGCCAACAGGGGAGCACCAATCAGTTCGGTGTAGGCAGCTACGTAACTAAAGAAAATTGGAAAAGGAAGACCGATCACTTCAACATATGCCTGGGCGAAGCTTTCGATGTTACCGAGCTTGTCTAAGCCGTTGTGAATCATGACAACACCCGCAACCACACGCAGAATCGTCCAAGCGGCTTGAGACCAATAGTTGGGGGTTAAATTGGGTCTGAGGACAGCCGTCGCCAGAGTAGTAAGACGCTGAGCCATGTTCATTGTCCGTCCGTTAAAAAATGATGAGTGCTTTCATTAAGAAATATAACAAATTTTAATGGCTGTAAAGGGGTTCAACCGCAAACTTTGTCAGTGTTTTTGCGATTTCTTAGAAATTTATCTGCCCTGATGTAGATACTTCAAGCTAAATGTAGTTTTGCAAACATAATGGTCTGGCTATCCTGTGAGGGACATGAGCTTATGCTGCTCTGTTGGCGATCGCGGCTTACCCGCCTTCGCATGATGCATAGGATTGATAGGGAGTTGGGAGTCGGGAGTGGATGCATCCCAGTGCGGCCCTAACCCTATATTTCTCTCCGACGGCTGGGCGAGGGACTTCAATCCGACTCCCCATTCCCGCTCACCTCCTATCGATCGACATAGCGTTTATAGATGCGCATAATCTCTCCGGGTTCTCGCACCGTGGCTTGTTGAATCTGGGCATAGGGCAAGGCCCGCGACCAGTTTTCCACGCGGCAGTAGCCACAGTGATACAGGTGGGCAATCTCAGCCGCTACGTCTTCGGGTTGTCCAATCATCAAGATTTTGACGGCGCGGCGCTTGCTTCTGACCGATCGCGCGTCTCCCGATGGAATATCAATGAAGTCAGCCATAGCGAAAACTCCTAGTTTCAGATGAGGAAACTAGAAGCCAAATTCGATCGCCGTTGCAGCAAGATCTGTCAGCCAGGAGAAGGGTATAATTTCTCCTAGCCTTAGACCGGGCTTGATCCGGTTTAAGGTTAGCTGGTTAGGGTCGTTGGTAGCTTCCCTAATCAGCGCCTAGAACTTAGCTTCTAGGGTTGACGTTGATGCGATGACTACCTTTGACAGAGAAAAAGATAGCCTCGATTCCTGAGGCTATCACTTTGCTATGAAATAATCAAGTTATTTGTGAACAATCTAATGAAGCGGCGACTGACTATCTAGGAAGGAATAGCTAGGAAGGAATAGAGGAAAGAGAGGATAAACAATGAAGAGTAGAAAGAATAAAAGATAAGAAAAACCAAACATCTTCCCACTCCCGATTCCCCACTCCCTACTCTCCACCTACAGCACTCGCCCAGAGGCAGATCGTTTCTGAAACCGTCCCGCCCCAGTAGAACCCAGCCATTGATCGCCATCAACGATCAGTTGACCACGCAGAAATACCTTTTTCACTTTGCCCGTTACCGACCGTCCTTCATAGAGTGAGTAATCCACGTTGGAGTGATGAGTGCTGGCGCTGAGGGTATGCACTTGCGTGGGATCAAACAGCACCAGATCGGCATCACTGCCCACGGCGATCGTGCCTTTGCGTGGAAATAGCCCAAACATCTTCGCAGGAGCCGTTGCCGTCAGTTGCACAAACCGATTTAGGGTAATTTTGTTGCCGTGTACTCCACCGTCAAATAGCAGCGGAATCCGCAGTTCAACACCCGGTGCGCCGTTGGGAATTTGCTCAAAGTTATCGCGCCCCAGTTGTTTGGAGCGGTTGATGCCATAGGGGTTTTCGTTGAAGCAAAAGGGACAGTGATCGGTGGAAACCACCTGCAAATCATCAAATCGGAGTCCGCGCCATAGGGCATGTTGACATTCGTGTTCGCGCAATGGTGGCGTCATCACATATTTCGCAGCTTCAAATCCCGGTCGATCGTACTCCTCAATGGTTAGAAACAGATAGTGGGGACAGGTTTCGGCAAAGGCAGGAATGCCGCGATCGCGAGCTTCTACAATGGAATCAAGGGCTTCTTTAGCCGACAAATGCACCATATACACCGGCACTTCCGCGAGTTCGGCTAGGCGAATGGCGCGATGGGTGGCTTCGGCTTCCATGATGCGCGGTCGGGTCAGGGCATGATATTTAGGAGAGGTGTTGCCCTGCGCTAAGGCTTCTTCGATTAAAACTTGAATCACTTCGCCGTTTTCGGCATGAACTGTCACCATGCCACCCTGCGAGCCAACCGTTCGCATCGATCGAAAAATTTCGGCATCGCTGACCATCAACACACCTGGATAAGCCATAAACATTTTGAAGCTGGAAATACCATCTTGATTAATCAGATCGGGTAATTCAGACAGCGTTTCTGGGGTGACATCGGTGAGAATGATGTGAAAACTGTAGTCCACGCAGGCTTGTGGTTCCGCTAGGGCTAACCGTCGATCGAGGGCTTGCTTGGGCGATTCGCCTTTTTTCTGCAAGGCAAAATCGATGATTGTGGTAGTTCCGCCAAACGCCGCCGATCGAGTTCCAGTTTCGTAGGTATCGCAGGTTTGCGCCATTCCCAGGTCAAATTCCATATGCGTGTGCACATCCACACCCCCTGGCATCACCAACAACCCAGCAGCATCGTGAAGAATGGCTGTCTCTGAGGTAATTTCGCGGGCGATCGTGTCAATACATCCATCCCGAATTAGGATATCTGCGTCGTAATCATCCACAGCGGTAACAATGCGTCCCCCTTTTATCAGCACCTCAGTCATGAACATTTCCCCCAGAATGTAATAATGCGGATTCTGAATTGTACTCTGCCTCCATGATTTAGGCAGAGATCAGTAGAATGTGACGAAATGCAACACCCTTTGAACGCAACACAATTCTGACGTGCAGAAGTACATAAGATGTATATCAGTCGATCGCCTTAGACCAACGAACAAAGACGGCTAGCTTACAAAATGTAAAGAGTGTTTATGGCAAACAAGGGGCACTGATAAACTCTGGTAAGCCTGTACAAGAGGTTTCAAGGCTGAGTTTTAACCCTGGGTATTTCAATGAACGAATTAATTTTTGAACATGCTGTGTATATAAGGATACCCACATGCGGTTGCATTACTCGATTGTCTTAGGAACTCTGCTGCTACTGCTAACTGGATTTATTACACAAACAGGATTTGCGCAAGGTCAATCATCTACTGAAACCCAAAGCCAGGAACTTACCAGCGTCTTGTTCGAGAATGTGCGAATCTTTGATGGCATTTCTGAGCAACTGTCTGCCCCCTCCAATGTGTTAGTAGCAGGCAACAAAATTCAAACCATTTCTACTGCATCAATTGCTGCACCCGAAAGCGGCGTTACCCGCATTAATGGTGAGGGGCGGGTGCTGATGCCCGGACTGATTGATGCCCATGTTCACCTAATTATGGAAACGACCCCTGTCGAGCAACTCCTCTCTCCCGATACTTCTGTGGAAACGGTGTTCAAGCAAGGGGAGGCAAACGCCACAGCCATGTTGATGCGGGGATTCACCAGTGCCCGTGATGTGGCGGGGCCGGTGTTTCAGTTAAAGCGATCGATCGATCGGGGGGATGTGGTTGGGCCGCGCATCTGGCCATCAGGGGCAATGATTTCGCAAACGGCCGGACACGGTGATTTCCGTTCCCTCACAGAGATTCCGAGAACCCCGTCTAGCCCGCTCAGCCGCGCAGAACAATACGGAGTGGGGGCGATCGCCGATGGTGTGGATGAAGTCCTCCGTAAAACCCGCGAGCAA
This genomic interval carries:
- a CDS encoding Gldg family protein; amino-acid sequence: MKQKFSTFNWNALNWKYLFWLSPVLIIMGLTAGAIAGWQGIPVGLIGAGLALAIAWLILEGPNQKGFWGRRSTQEGTNALIATLAVLIILGLVNFLAARQATRIDLTENKIFTLAPQSQLVAQQLQQPVKAVIFTSSADPIDEELLRNYRRQNDQFSYEFIDPQAEPGIAQQFGVQSFGEVYLEAGETRRYIQTINTQERLSERKLTNGLLQLTNTQPQAVYFLQGHGERSLEPGQGGFSQARASLTDVGYTLEPLSLAENPVIPEDAAVLIIAAPQRPLLEREVQAIDTYLQGKGGVLLLIDPQGEPNAAQTDFGLNPLLDRWGVRLSDRIIIDPAGQASGLGPAVTIVNQYGDHPITRGFGNGISFYPLARPLETQPISDVESVSLLITSERTEAHRLGESGALEFDPNTDPRGPFNLGLALSRTVADAEAATPEAEASPSPSPEASPEVSPSPEPDSTASESTAPQSRLVVIGNAGFAADGVFEQQLNGDVFLNSVSWLSQQDDELLSIRPREVTNRRIIMSPQQQLSAAAVSIAILPAIGFIAALWVWWKRR
- a CDS encoding ABC transporter ATP-binding protein, translating into MIEVEHLSKRYGSAPAIKDVTFSVEKGEILGFLGPNGAGKTTTMRILTGYLPATSGTARIAGFDVHEDSMAVRKHIGYLPETPPLYPDMTVEGFLHFVARIKGVAAGDRANRVQSAIQRCNLQERRQTLIRKLSKGFRQRVGIAQAIVHDPPAIILDEPTVGLDPRQIIEVRNLIKSLAGEHTIILSTHILPEVSMTCNRVAIINRGEVVATNTPEELLQQLTEGTGYELEVEGNIVNLTTYLQRLAGVRGVEQLSNQYLPEHRHKLRISLEPGQDLGRNIAAIVVKSGLGLYEMRRVQASLEDVFLELTTEEKPIDAEKTIHTEPAVDSASPASDSVVEAAQTTPTTSPTLVPESTHPSGGEDA
- a CDS encoding DoxX family protein yields the protein MAQRLTTLATAVLRPNLTPNYWSQAAWTILRVVAGVVMIHNGLDKLGNIESFAQAYVEVIGLPFPIFFSYVAAYTELIGAPLLALGLFTRPAAAGLFSTMLVAMYHHVKVAGLSIPYLELSMLYAACFLFFLINGAGLFSVDALLGGWLNAAIGTPSVASATLAMTEAQEVAVER
- a CDS encoding ABC transporter permease; this encodes MRTVIANIVAIYRKELQSYFASPFAYVIAGVFWLLSGFFFVAILLGPQGLIAQAALRDQLGVTDPPIDVAYQFLNYFLGVLGSLALFVLPVLSMGLYTEERKRGTLELLATSPVTNWAVALGKLLGVLTFFVTMVLPLLIYEGIALSAADPPIQPNVFLLGHLGLILMAAAILSLGMFISSLTDSTILAAILTFALILFLWVVDLVAEGIGGPIGDALTHLSLIKNYNNLTQGILDSSSVILFISYIILGLFLTAQSIETLRYQRS
- a CDS encoding DUF4340 domain-containing protein, producing the protein MKIKKSTVFLLLAALALGGITVLTVQTQQPSSEQTAEGEPQDLFAFQEAQVQSFTLENRSESFRFERNEEGQWQMLEPEQQRASDASIAFLLNQMAAAESTRSITISANERSDFGLDDPLATVDVTLDNQETHRLVLGGYDFNRSFLYALVDPAADENADLQVFLVSPNFENAVIRPREDWKATEETSPESSPTPSPDASPSSTESAAPEASPSPLPSEVEASPSPTDPASPANSE
- the hydA gene encoding dihydropyrimidinase, with the protein product MTEVLIKGGRIVTAVDDYDADILIRDGCIDTIAREITSETAILHDAAGLLVMPGGVDVHTHMEFDLGMAQTCDTYETGTRSAAFGGTTTIIDFALQKKGESPKQALDRRLALAEPQACVDYSFHIILTDVTPETLSELPDLINQDGISSFKMFMAYPGVLMVSDAEIFRSMRTVGSQGGMVTVHAENGEVIQVLIEEALAQGNTSPKYHALTRPRIMEAEATHRAIRLAELAEVPVYMVHLSAKEALDSIVEARDRGIPAFAETCPHYLFLTIEEYDRPGFEAAKYVMTPPLREHECQHALWRGLRFDDLQVVSTDHCPFCFNENPYGINRSKQLGRDNFEQIPNGAPGVELRIPLLFDGGVHGNKITLNRFVQLTATAPAKMFGLFPRKGTIAVGSDADLVLFDPTQVHTLSASTHHSNVDYSLYEGRSVTGKVKKVFLRGQLIVDGDQWLGSTGAGRFQKRSASGRVL